The Corynebacterium camporealensis genome contains a region encoding:
- a CDS encoding META domain-containing protein, which yields MKIKALVCGAVAASLLSACGSEEPTGPQAPGDERIVGKDWQVVGIYTNPDSPSAIPDSLVEVPHISFGESSAVGTTGCTRFTAEVSFSTGEDSANIRDADVMHLDEITYDEPSESCTGAANWADTSMRHLLREGNDFDISMNPNNQLVLTLDTDEVDSPALRLVSL from the coding sequence ATGAAGATTAAGGCTTTGGTATGCGGCGCCGTTGCGGCGTCGCTGCTTTCTGCATGCGGTTCGGAAGAGCCCACAGGGCCCCAAGCGCCTGGCGATGAACGCATCGTCGGCAAGGACTGGCAAGTCGTGGGCATCTACACCAACCCGGACTCCCCTTCCGCGATCCCGGATTCTCTCGTGGAGGTCCCGCATATCTCCTTTGGCGAATCTAGCGCGGTGGGCACGACGGGGTGCACGCGCTTTACCGCGGAGGTGTCCTTTTCTACCGGTGAGGATTCCGCCAACATCCGCGATGCTGACGTGATGCATCTCGATGAAATCACCTACGACGAGCCTTCGGAGTCCTGCACGGGTGCTGCGAACTGGGCGGATACCAGCATGCGCCACCTGCTGCGTGAGGGCAACGACTTCGATATCTCCATGAATCCCAACAATCAGTTGGTGCTGACGCTGGATACCGACGAAGTCGACTCCCCGGCGCTACGCTTGGTATCACTATGA
- the otsB gene encoding trehalose-phosphatase, giving the protein MTMSSVISQLAAAEHLAVVSDFDGTLAGFADDIYAVSAHPDSLRAMERLAAMPSTTVAILSGRHLEGLRRVCPLSEPVIFGGSHGAESSWDDSALTPEMTAHLEAKEAEIRDIMARYPGAEIEIKPFQRVLHLRKLSQSDPEAAATAYEEGLALEPGAFPRTAGKNVVEFSATAATKGSWISTLRERVGATATIFLGDDVTDEDGFSVLNQPPDLGVKVGEGDTQATHRVADTDAVAAFLTELADARAS; this is encoded by the coding sequence ATCACTATGAGTTCTGTGATTTCCCAGCTGGCCGCCGCTGAACACCTCGCTGTCGTCTCTGACTTCGACGGCACACTCGCCGGTTTCGCCGATGACATCTATGCCGTTTCCGCACACCCGGACTCGCTTCGGGCTATGGAGCGCCTCGCCGCGATGCCCTCGACCACCGTGGCTATCTTGTCCGGTCGTCACTTGGAAGGCCTGCGCCGCGTATGTCCGCTGTCTGAGCCAGTCATCTTTGGCGGCTCCCACGGCGCGGAGTCCTCCTGGGATGACAGCGCTCTCACCCCGGAGATGACCGCGCACTTAGAGGCCAAGGAAGCCGAAATCCGCGACATCATGGCCCGCTACCCCGGCGCAGAAATCGAAATCAAGCCCTTCCAGCGCGTTCTCCACCTGCGCAAGCTGTCCCAGTCCGACCCCGAAGCTGCCGCTACGGCTTACGAGGAAGGCCTTGCCCTCGAACCGGGCGCTTTCCCACGTACTGCCGGTAAGAACGTCGTGGAATTCTCCGCTACCGCTGCCACCAAGGGCAGCTGGATTTCCACTCTGCGTGAACGCGTCGGCGCCACCGCCACCATCTTCTTAGGCGATGACGTCACTGACGAAGACGGTTTCTCCGTCCTCAACCAACCGCCAGACCTCGGCGTCAAGGTCGGCGAGGGCGACACCCAAGCCACCCACCGCGTCGCCGACACCGATGCCGTTGCGGCTTTCCTCACTGAACTGGCCGACGCCCGCGCTTCCTAA